The nucleotide window AGGTTCCTGCTGTGTTTGTGAGGAGCCGGCCAGACACCTGTCCTCCACTGCCACTCTCTGCCGTGTGTCACTGTGAGGGGAAGTGGTGCTCAAGTCCTGGAGGGCCAGTCGGCACAGGGAGGCGCTGTCTTCCAGGGGACAGATGTGGGGCCACATCTTGATGTAGAACTTGGCGTCCGCATGATCGTGGAACGCAGCGTCCGCCTTGGCCAGTTCTCGATACACCTTCCTCAGGTAGATCAGGTTCACCAGCAGGTCCTCCCTGAGCCTGGGGTCTTTGCCGCTGCTGCACCTGCACTCCTCTTCCAGCCTGGCCTGGGCTTCCAGAAAACGGATGATGGCTGCCTGCTGCTCCTCCTGGCTGACCAGTGGTCTCCTCCCAGCGCCGGTGGGGACATCTCTCCACGTCACGTCCATCCGGAGCTGGGTCAGGAAAAGCTTCTCTGGCTCAAGCATTGCACAGACATCCTGCTCCGGGACGGCGGCAGCCAGCATGGTCTGCACGGTGCAGTGGTCACGCGGGAGGTGGCCCTTGTGCACGAGTTCGGACACACTGATGTAGAAACCGCTGGGTCGCTTCCAGCAGTGCAGGGGCTCTGAGGAGCTGAGGAAAGAGACGTGAGTCACCTGGGGGAAGGGGATGTTCTTTATGTTCAGCGgcctgcaacacaacaccacagccaagtcaagtcaagtttaTCATGCCGCCTGAAACACAAaagccaagtcaagtcaagtttaTCATGCCgcctgaaacacaaaacaaaagtcaaGTTTATCATGCcacctgaaacacaacacaaaagtcaAGTCAAGTTTATCATGCcacctgaaacacaacacaaaagccaagtcaagtcaagtttaTCATGCCGCCTGAAACACAAAAGTCAAGTCAAGTTTATCATGCCGCCTGAAACACAAAAGTCAAGTCAAGTTTATCATGCCgcctgaaacacaaaacaaaagtcaaGTCAAGTTTATCATGCcacctgaaacacaacacaaaagccaagtcaagtcaagtttaTCATGCCACCTGAAACACAACaccaagtcaagtcaagtttaTCATGCCgcctgaaacacaaaacaaaagtcaagtcaagtcaagtttaTCATGCCgcctgaaacacaaaacaaaagtcaaGTCAAGTTTATCATGCCacctgaaacacaaaacaaaagtcaagtcaagtcaagtttaTCATACCTCGAGAAAAAATGCCATGTGATCTTGTAGGTCACAAGACAACCATAAGATATACACTTAAAAGACATGCAAAGTCAAGTCTAGTATACCATATTTCAAGAGAAATTGCCACACGGTCTTGTagctcacaatacaaacataagATATACACTTAAAAGATATTCAAAGTCAAGTTAAGTTTATCATATCTGAAGAGAAACTGCCATAAGGTCTTGTAGCTTACAATATAAATTTAAGATATACACTTAAAAGACAAGCAAAGTCAAGCTTATCATCTTTCAAGCACTCAAGACTTGATTAGcatgttggattatgctgctggtcaggcatctgcctagcagacgcggtgtagcatgtatgggtcTGTCTGCATGcggtgatgcttccttgagaaactgatactgaacgAATGAAGGTATCTTTTTTTATCAAGGGAATAAGGGATGAGCGCAAATGGCTTGTCATCATCCTGCCCTcttgaaaagggaaaataaatactcaatacaaaagcataaaaTTACATGAATAAATCTCAAATTAtgtcaccaaaaaaagaaaaaaaagatgaacaatgtaagtaagacctatggacacagatcgttttcttttcaatcgccaaagacgtggagcaAGCACCCTgaaacctccgtcattctgattccctcgcatcttttaaatctcgtctcaaaactcaccttttccctcagcaataagttcaatcgtggtaggtccacttcctttgcgttagctgtgcttgactatgtgtatctatatatgtatgtgtacataactacatgcatgtatatgaatgtgtattgtgtgtgtgcgagcgtgtgtttatgtaagattgtgcctgcctatgtgtgcgtatgtgttagggtagctgttagatacacatgtatgttaaaatgtatgtatgcagcgtgtgtgtgtgtgtgtgtgtgtgtgtgtgtgtgtgtgtgtgtgtagtcacattttggtgtgtgtatgtaacatagataggATGTTTTATgtttacaaaagcgtttttgtaaagcacccagagcagatttctggacagtgtgctatataagtatccattattattattattattattattaagtacatgcacaaataatacacagatcagaaagaaaaggagaaagaagagacagagacagagtgagagacagagtgagaaacccATGGCAGGACCTGTAGGCCAGAGGCTCATTCACGTCCAGCTCACAGCTGCAAAACGGCTTGGCAATGTCCGTCAGGTGAAACATCTCCAGGCAGAACTTGAGAGCGCTCTTCAGTGAAGGAGACAGCCTGTGGTTGGAGATGTTGGTGCCCGCTCCTCCGTCACGCACCGGCACGATCGCGGCTTTGTACTGTCACAGTGAAGGCAAAGAGCACTCTTGTTTAATTTCAAGCCAATATGGACATTACtgaattgtgttgtgctgtgttgtgttatcttgtattgttgtattgtgttatatcacattgtatagtgttgtactgtattgtatccaATTGTATTGTATAGTGCTGTATTGCAGTGGATTGCAtggtattctattgtattgtactggattggattggaccaGATGCGGAGAACAATTTAAAACTTCAATTATGATTTTTGAAGAAAACTTTaccatggataaaaaaaaaaaaaagaaaaagaagacaaactaatatcatacacaattttttttttaatgtctactAATGCACAATGTCTTAAGAAATGTCAAAAAGCAGTAGTTTGACAAATGTTATCCATATCAACCATCCTGCCAAGTTTGATTTCTATACCACTAAAAACTGTCACAAttaaaattcaacacacacacacacacacacacacacacacacaaacacacactacacacacatacactacacacacacacacaccacttgcgcacacgcacacccgcCACACACAATCCTTAAAGATTTCATAACAACAAATTGAATCAAGTCGAGctgagtcgagtcacacacacacacacacacacacacacacacacacacacacacacacacaccctgcgcacccaccccccaccccgacacagaTGAAGCaccagaagaaaaggagaaggaaaccCAGCTCCACCCACATGGTTCTTGTTCCGTGTGTCCACAAACGTGCGCGTGAGGGTTCTCTCAACCACAGGGAAGGGCCAGGTGCCAAGCATTTTCTTGTTGATCGGTGGAGTGACCTgcaaccaaacaccaccaccataacgtCAGCACTGTGACCTgcaaccaaacaccaccaccataacgtCAGCACTGTGACCTgcaaccaaacaccaccaccataacgtCAGCACTGTTACGCTTGGCTCGCTCAGTGACCTgcaaccaaacaccaccaccataacgtCAGCACTGTTACACTTGGCTTGCTCAATGACCTgcaaccaaacaccaccacataaCGTCAGCGCTGTGACCTgcaaccaaacaccaccaccataacgtCAGCACTGTTACGCTTGGCTCGCTCAGTGACCTgtaaccaaacaccaccaccataacgtCAGCGCTGTTACGCTTGGCTCGCTCAGTGACCTgtaaccaaacaccaccaccataacgtCAGCACTGTGACCTgcaaccaaacaccaccaccataacgtCAGCACTGTTACGCTTGGCTTGCTCAGTGACCTgcaaccaaacaccaccaccataacgtCAGCACTGTGACCTgcaaccaaacaccaccaccataacgtCAGCACTGTGACCTgcaaccaaacaccaccaccataacgtCAGCGCTGTGACCTgcaaccaaacaccaccaccataacgtCAGCACTGTGACCTgcaaccaaacaccaccaccataacgtCAGCACTGTGACCTGcgaccaaacaccaccaccataacgtCAGCGCTGTTACGCTTGGCttgctcagcttatatcagagaaatacacaagcttacagttgggccaacagcaaagtcagaaTTACTTGGCTTATACCAGGgactgacaaaagcttacagctaggccaacagcaaagtgagaatcaataataatgatatgataattggtttttatatagcgctgaatcttgtgcagagacaaatcaaagtgtttTCAAACCCgtcattcatatgcatgcataactctaaacttgataaactgaagacaaagaagaggcagagaaaggaggctatcttggaagtagatgggttttaaggtcagacttgaaagagctgagtgcggggacctgacgaagcgaaagaggaagttcattccataagcaaggtccagagacagagaaagaaacagcagtcaacagtgaagtgtttgaatctgggtatgcgtaaacagagtggatctgaaaccgatcgtagagagcgagatggagtgtagaggtgaaggcagccgcagagacaggaagggcagATCTAGGAATACaattataacatagagtgctgatcttgtactttattctgtttgagacagggagccaatggagatgttgcaaaagagagtgacgtgctcagattttttctttctgaaacaagttgggcagcagagttttgtatgcaatgaagggactgaatggatgaagcaggcaagccagacaatagggagttccagaagtcaaggcaagagagaatgagagaaatgacgtGTACATGTTGCATCGGTGGACAGAGACTGAAAAAaggcttacagctgggccagtgatcaatggtttttccagtgCTATTGGAATTCTTTTATAGCACATATCCTTATAtagtgccccttcctatctctgtggcccttcacctctacgctccatctcgctctctacgatcggcttcggatccactctgtttacgcatacccagattcaaacactcaactgttggccgccgttctttctctgtctctggaccttgcttatggaatgaactccctctttcgcttcgtcaagtctccacactcagctctttcaagtctggccttaaaacccacctcttcccaaaatagcctcacttgcctgcccttccttgtctatagtttctacagttttatagagttatgcatgcgtgtgaatgactggtgcgaaagcgctttgatttgtctctgcacaagattcagcgctatataaataccattattattattatagtgcctatccttggtcagagccCAGGCTCTAAGAGCTTTTCAAACACAGGGTGATTTTCActacagactgcctacctgggtagagctgactgaccaatgaatttgggcgctcatcattcgtttcctgtgtcattcaatcagatctcaggtacgcacacatacacactcagacagacatctaacattctacgtgtatgaccgttttgtttttatttaccctaccatgtaggcagccatactctgttttcgggggtatgcatgcagggtatgttctttccataacccaccgaacactgacatggattacaggatctttaccatgcatatttgatcttttgcgtgacgggcaccatagccgaatggttaaagcgttggactttcgatctgagggtcttgggttcgaatcacagtgacggcgcctggtgggtaaagggtggagatttttacgatctcccaggtcaacatatgtgcagacctgccagtgcctgaacccccttcgtgtgtatgcgcaagcataagatcaaatacgcacgttaaagatcctgtaatccatgtcagcgttcggtgggttatggaaacaagaacatacccagcatgcacccccccccgaaaacggagtatggctgcctacatagcggggtaaaaacggtcatacacgtaaaagccaactcgcgtatatacgagtgaacatgggatctgaagcccacgaacgcagaagaagaagaagaagagatcttctgcatatacacacaaagggggttgagGCGCTAGACACCCagatcttctctctttctctctctctctctccccccctacctgCAGAGTCCAGCGGCAGTGGTGGCCCAGCTTCATCTGGTAGAAGAGGGAGTGTGCCGGCAGGAGCCAGCGGCGGTCGAAGCGCAGGCACTGGTACAGGCCCTGGAAGAGCAGGTGAGCGCCCAGCGGCGTGATCATCTGACACAGCCACTGGCGTCGCCGCAAGGTGTCTCCCATCCACAGGTACTGCTCCACATACTCCAGCTCCAGCTCCGTCATGGGCCGCAGCTGGGGTGGGCGAGAGAAAACACAGGCCACACGTGggtcagagagaaaggaggagtttgtattatactccaggtttggtgttacatatacttaccatgtcaaactgatgcaaactaggcctatcggtttgctctgcttggccaaatttcgcgcggctaacagtgaaaaaaacgagccgtcttgccccggtccgcttctcagccaatcaaacgcctctaaaagctataagcgctgaatcattctgtgggccaaggctctccatgccatcttgtcaggtttacgctctgtctcgtcttacgctttttttggctattaagtgtattcatttggccttattttgctgcatgcggcttgtctgtattgtattcttacattctgtgtactcgattgaGAAAtcaaaattgaaactgaaacatttttaTCGAGGAGGACAAAAGAGCTAATGTGACGATAGCCTTGAGACAGCTTTAGTGGTGGGCGAGGCCCTAAGctccataatttgatttgatttgaggggagaaggaagaagcccttattcaagttattggcctgttttcatcctgcccttgTAAAGAAATTCAATAAAATAGTCTAaggataaagattaaaaaaaacagaaaaaaaaatcccactggaaaaataacaacaagaataataaagaCAAAAGTGAACAAAATTAAACTGCATAGAAAagacacaactctccacacacaaaaaaacaacatagtaaGCAAGTGTagatgagggagggaaggaagcaaTGAAGAACGAGATtgcaagggagaaagagagggtggatagacaggtgaggagagagagggggatggagagagagagggagagatagggagaaagagagggtggatagacaggtgaggagagagagggggatggagagagagagagggagagatagggagaaagagagggtggagagacaggtgaggagagagagggggatggagagagagagggagagatagggagaaagagagagtggatagacaggtgaggagagagagggggatggagagagagagggagagatagggagaaagagagagtggatagacaggtgaggagagagagggggatggagagatagggagagagagaatgtttgtgtgagccagtgtgtgtgtgtgtgtgtgtgtgtgtgtgaatgtttcacagagagagagagagagagagacagagagaaagagtgagtgagtgagtgtgtgtgtgtgtgtgtgtgtgtgtgtgtgtctatgtttgagagagaaagagagagagagagagtgtgtgtgtgtgtgtgtgtgtgtgtgtctgtgcctgtgtttatgtttgagagagagagagagagagagagagagtgagtgtgtgtgtgtgtgtgtgtgtgtgtgtgtgtctgtgcctgtgtctatgtttgagagagagagagagagagagagagagagagagagagagagagagagagagtgtgtgtgtgtgtgtgtgtgtgtgtgtgtgtgtgtgtgtgtgtgtgtgtgtgtgtgtgtgtgttcattcttttgtttttcgaTCCACAATAGTGGTTTtcaacaaaaacccaccccccTTTACCAAATCCACCCTTACTTCCCAGTACCTAAGATTTAGAGTCTTTGTAACTGAGTTCAACATATGCGCAGTCCTGCGAGTACCTATACctgctttgtctgtgtgttctggcATGCAGATAATCAAGTGCAAGTTCAAAATTCTTCATCCATGCCACACTCTGGGGGAAACAGTGACGAGAATGCATGCGCCCAGACATGTATAATCAACAGGATCTCATACACTCACTTCCTTACACATTTAAACatgaacgattaaaaaaaaaaaaagtatggaaatTGATGACAGAACGATAACTGTCTCACCTCATCAGAAATAAGCGGAGTCTTCAGCAGCTCACGGACCAGAGTTTCTTCCCTCTCCAGCGTCTGCAGCAGCCCTCGAAACTCCAGCTCAGGCAAGAACACGTACTGCTGACTGGAGTGGGAAAAACTGAATAGGCTCCTATCCATAAATCGTAAGAGACCAAGATTGTCCATACTCGAAACCTGAAACATGCAATAAACACATAATTATTGAGACAAACAAGCAAGATTGTCCACATTAAAAAACTTtaaaaatcagtaaatgaatgtggagacaaacagacaagagtgtTCTTATTGAAAACTTAAACCATGTATAAACAAATAttgagaaaaaatccactctaatgggAAAACGAATACCCTTGCCAgcagaacagaaggaagacacTGCACTGCAGCAGCATGCTCTCTGCTGGAAagagcagcccacatttcacacacacagcaatctgttgtgacaaaacgtaataCCCTTGCCAgcagaacagaaggaagacacTGCACTGCAGCAGCATGCTCTCTGCTGGAAAGGgcagcccacatttcacacacacagcaatctgttgtgacaaaacgtaataCCCTTGCCAgcagaacagaaggaagacacTGCACTGCAGCAGCATGCTCTCTGCTGGAAagagcagcccacatttcacacacacagcaatctgttgtgacaaaacgtaatacaatggagtgacggcctagaggaaATGCGCCcccctatgaagcgagagaatctgagcgcgctggttcgaatcacggctcagccgatgatattttctccccctccacttgaccttgagtggtggtctggacgctagtcattcggatgagacgataaaccgagatcctgtgtggagcatgcacttagagcatgtaaaagaacccacggcaacaaaagggttgttcctggcaaaattctgtcgaaaaatccacttcaataggaaaaacaaataaagctgcacgcaggaaaaaatacaaaataatgggtggtgctgtagtgtaacgacacgctctccctggggagagcagcccgaatttcacgccgagaaatctgttgtgataaaaagaaatacaactacaaatacaaatacaaattacacaaTCCACTGCAAATGGTAATACTGACCATACAGTTCTGTGAGGCCAGCACCACACTCCTCCACAAGGTGGCTTCTTCCTTCTCAAACCAGGAAGGGAACATGCACTGACAGTCAGGGTACACAACACTCCGTGAAGAGCTCCCTCCCAACTGCTGCACACCATTCCGTGAAGAGGCCCCTTCTGTCTGGCACATGTCGTCCGTCTCTCCACCAGAGCCGACGATCTCAATGGTGCTGTGACCACTGCCGCTGTTCTCAAACGCCTTTCTCCCATCAGCCGGAGCTCCCGGAATCATGGTTTCATTTCGTGGTGCGTGTTTCTGGCTGTTCAAAGACCAGTCCCCAGAAATGGCTGAGAGGGACTGAGGAGTGACAGCAGGACTGTGACTGAAGGGCAGTTTAGGCAACGGTCCTGGAAGTTCTGCAGCATTGAGGACTGGATACACCTCATCTTCTGTGGAGTTGTTTGCCGCACCCATCTTGTCTTCACAGCTGGAAAAGGAGTCACTGTCTTCACTGCTAGAGTCCACACTCGTGGATGGTTTGGGTCTCCTCCTCGTCGGGGGCTTTGAGCCAGTGGAGTAATGCGACGCCTGCTGGCGTTTGGGCAAACGTGATTTCTGTCTGTCAGGTTTTCCGGTGTGTCCAGATGGGACATAGCCCGAAAATTTCGGAAAGCTACTTCCATGCAAGCAAGCCTGGGGTTTCTGCAACAGCGCAGCTTTGGCTGCAATACTGTGGAGTTGGACGCTGTGATCTGTGGGGGCAGGAGGACGGAGGGGGAAGCAGCAGATGATGTCCCCTTGGGAGGTCTTGACCCACACAGGGTGGGCAGGCTTATCAGGACACTCCACCTTGATGAGCTCCACCTCCTTGTGTTTCATCACAGCACTACCCCTGGTGCCAGTCTCCATGCTCTCCTGACGTTTCCTTTTCCTCCGGTTTCCACAGCTGTCGTCTGACCTCCCGCAGAAATTCTCCTCAAAGAAAACTGGTTCAGTTTTCACATCAACAGAGTGGCTGTCTGCCAGTGGATCTGGGGACGCTGTGTGACTACCAGGCATCAAAGCGGAAACTATGTCCTCGTCTAAACGCTGGAGTCTGACCACCATGCTGGACAGATCAATATGTTTCACAGATGTTTTGTCCCCGTCCTCTGACGTGGCCtcactctcattttctctgcccgtTCTAATTCCTCGGTCTTCTTCTTCAGGTTCAAATTTGACCACTACGGGGTCCGTTCTGTCTGACCTGCAACTTTGATTTACTTCAGATGATTCGGAGTGCCTCTCATATTCCATATCCATGGGTTCCGTTTTGATGCTGACGCTGTctgctttatttttcttctcattcttgttttgtctctttttgtcGCCATCGCCATCATGGTCATCCCTTGGTTCCGTGTCGACGGTCAGCCCTGAGTCTGTATCCATGGTGTTACTTGCTGTGTGCTCAGTCTTCTGCTGATGGCTTCTTCGCTGATCCGTCAGCCGGTTTTCTAAACTgcgaaacataaatgaataagtgcagaaaaacaaatgaacaggaaaaagaaatggACGAAATGTtactcaaaaaagaagaaagttctAGAGAAAGCAAAAGTTTTACTTCTCTACATTGGAGAACGAGACCTACTTGCTGTTAAAAGCTGTTCGTCATTCTCTTGTCTGATTTATTGCTCATACTGAACTACGTATGAACATTCTTCTCAACGAATAAAAAGCTTCTGATGAAAACATACACTTCCTCACAcagaatatttttaaaaaatacaacacactAAAACTACACAATTACTCACAAATGCTAAAACTGATCTAACAATATATGGATCAAAGCATCATGTTCACAATTTTCAATCTATTTCattcacaagaaagaaaaaaaaaatcaatatgacCATCACCATGCATATCACACCACCACGGTCAGTAATAAAGTCCAACAACAGTGACTGACAGCAGTGGCACCACCATCACAGACAACAGGCTGGACAAGGTTACAGCtgactgattcttcttcttcttctgcgttcactcgtatgcacacgactgggcttttacgtgtatgaccgtttttaccctgccacgtaggcagccatactccgttttcgggggtgtgcatgctgggtatgttcttgtttccataacccaccgaacgctgacatggattacaggatctttaacatgcgtatttgatcttctgcttgcgtatacacatgatggggttcaggcactaacaggtctgcacatatgttgacctgggagatcgtaaaaatctccaccctttacccaccaggcgccttcaccgtgattcaaacccgggaccctcagattgaaagtccaacgctttaaccactcggctgttgcgcccgtcagctgAGTGATTGAACCACTGGACTTTTAATCGGAGGGTCCTGGATTCAAAACCCACTTGTGGTGCCCGGCTGTTTAACTTTAGGGGCAGATACCTTTCCAACAGATGGGCACTTGCTACAGCTTGAACCACCTTTACCCctcgcgtgtatgtgcatgcagaagatcaaagcaCATAAAGGACATTTTTtatctaaaaggaaattttctatctaaaattacgtttaagtaacatacttactgtgacccagctagtgcagactccggctggggtctgacattcctgcctgtgcaaactactatccgcctatgcggagaaaatgaaactacggccgataacctcccggaagtaggtaacctcccctttgtcccgctggctagcgccctcttttgacggcagccattatgactcctgtcctgtgctctccatacggtatgtaaaattacgtttaaataacatacttaccatgacccaactagtgcagactccggcaggggtctgacattcctgtcctgtgcaaactactatccgcctatgcggagaaaatgaaactacggccgataacctcccggaagtaggtaacctcccctttgtcccgctggctagcaccctcttttgacggcagccattatgactcttgttcctgtgctctccatacggctaagttttttttcgtattttctgtctgtctgtcgattctctggcgttcttgtttttagtcgaattatgtctccaaccaggtcacataattatgtagctcgattgggcgatcgcgctaaaattaaggcgcgatcgcaatcgattcgctaaCACtatgggccctctactcctggccctctcaacaacgcaaacctgccgcctcctccacttcctccgttcAGTGGGTACAGAAACACAATACACTGAGCATGTACACacctgaaaatggagtacggctgcctatatggctgggTAAAATCAGTCAGGCATGTAcctgagtgaat belongs to Babylonia areolata isolate BAREFJ2019XMU chromosome 13, ASM4173473v1, whole genome shotgun sequence and includes:
- the LOC143288960 gene encoding uncharacterized protein LOC143288960, with the protein product MDTDSGLTVDTEPRDDHDGDGDKKRQNKNEKKNKADSVSIKTEPMDMEYERHSESSEVNQSCRSDRTDPVVVKFEPEEEDRGIRTGRENESEATSEDGDKTSVKHIDLSSMVVRLQRLDEDIVSALMPGSHTASPDPLADSHSVDVKTEPVFFEENFCGRSDDSCGNRRKRKRQESMETGTRGSAVMKHKEVELIKVECPDKPAHPVWVKTSQGDIICCFPLRPPAPTDHSVQLHSIAAKAALLQKPQACLHGSSFPKFSGYVPSGHTGKPDRQKSRLPKRQQASHYSTGSKPPTRRRPKPSTSVDSSSEDSDSFSSCEDKMGAANNSTEDEVYPVLNAAELPGPLPKLPFSHSPAVTPQSLSAISGDWSLNSQKHAPRNETMIPGAPADGRKAFENSGSGHSTIEIVGSGGETDDMCQTEGASSRNGVQQLGGSSSRSVVYPDCQCMFPSWFEKEEATLWRSVVLASQNCMVSSMDNLGLLRFMDRSLFSFSHSSQQYVFLPELEFRGLLQTLEREETLVRELLKTPLISDELRPMTELELEYVEQYLWMGDTLRRRQWLCQMITPLGAHLLFQGLYQCLRFDRRWLLPAHSLFYQMKLGHHCRWTLQVTPPINKKMLGTWPFPVVERTLTRTFVDTRNKNHYKAAIVPVRDGGAGTNISNHRLSPSLKSALKFCLEMFHLTDIAKPFCSCELDVNEPLAYRPLNIKNIPFPQVTHVSFLSSSEPLHCWKRPSGFYISVSELVHKGHLPRDHCTVQTMLAAAVPEQDVCAMLEPEKLFLTQLRMDVTWRDVPTGAGRRPLVSQEEQQAAIIRFLEAQARLEEECRCSSGKDPRLREDLLVNLIYLRKVYRELAKADAAFHDHADAKFYIKMWPHICPLEDSASLCRLALQDLSTTSPHSDTRQRVAVEDRCLAGSSQTQQEPPACASDGTERVQGRERGTEDGGDIADLQECPPEVICHDEGMEGPPEVICHDEGMVDTAVNSTWDEEKWVVVGRSDPLTQHPQHSARSDRQEVKVEEPMEIIDLVESSDTDEEESDTDTAWKESLHQKESKESLQRPDKAAVIEEDHDHYAKHVQEMSRPSSQLVKHTKDIGTSTTNQESKPLGYTCHLFVNGKMVEGQSEFYEHKLNSKDGRCVRVIHKSEERKTQTGQEQQDSDSREVDESSRGVSQDRQGLKAGDDVQKDCVLNTARKVTRSTGSLSSRVRASHVTRDAGEMSDQSLASDSSLQSVPISQPVSHSIQTQPKTCVLKEEQSTGCRSIQVQFDADGESETDDDERGGTETDDDKAGGTDQSGAKEQDMKEARHEWDPSSQDLSMLSFKMDLYPRSCSCAEEVNDGILKPFSVVQCYWNLAKSTMVRLHQVGQAIVCGHVVFTFTHGGTLYLSLAQLQAVGVVQCGEEFNTHTSRVPRHWILEAGPTEIVFLTYCCFSDHVTDGAVDRALPYLISAELLCFLSFDKDVVRQRLRQSDIHLHRTGHICADSTTLAFDSKEQKWLKKVLKAWLKSMSLQDQLKELENRRMAGQLGDQVQHVCDGSSGGLPHLSSGREVKRHLQSASQSVARSMERFQDCAVYLRKIKTNELVMRPPPKGISVYVCSPNSSGGGSNIVKQKVVSVYGDQETVPSEGKCESTNVFEGAMLPKLFKEKTLCLKTGVGFRELNANNVSQWIGEKFSTHHLVLTGTLTLDLAKPRSAPPTLSCFRINDRLYVNWGELSVFLVGVETVFRLSRRLQVSFYNIPQALIIHLSRHLKGNAPVLATEPWLCVSSLNAMSWLGVLDRDCQTVFPRTIALMAAAFESTSRWKLQLRNFVLLPRDQCCSPAQCSLTGGALKSVG